AAATCGCAAAGCGGATAGCTAAAGAAGTAAAAGACGGTTATTTTGTAAACCTTGGTATCGGTATACCAACCCTGGTAGCCAACTACGTGAGGCATGATATATCAGTGGAATTCCAAAGCGAGAATGGCGTACTGGGTATGGGCCCGTTCCCGTTTGAAGGCGAGGAAGACCCGGACGTTATCAACGCAGGCAAGCAGACGATCACCACGCTGCCGGGCGCATCATTCTTTGATTCGGCCATGAGCTTCGGGATGATACGCGCACAAAAAGTAGACCTTACCATTCTTGGCGCTATGGAAGTTGCAGAGAATGGTGACATTGCCAACTGGAAAATTCCGGGCAAGATGGTAAAAGGC
Above is a genomic segment from Flavobacterium album containing:
- a CDS encoding 3-oxoacid CoA-transferase subunit B — protein: MALGKEQIAKRIAKEVKDGYFVNLGIGIPTLVANYVRHDISVEFQSENGVLGMGPFPFEGEEDPDVINAGKQTITTLPGASFFDSAMSFGMIRAQKVDLTILGAMEVAENGDIANWKIPGKMVKGMGGAMDLVASAENIIVAMMHVNKAGESKLLKRCSLPLTGVGCVKKVVTELAVLEIVPEGFKLLERAPGVTVEDIKNATEGNLIIEGEIPEMVID